The proteins below are encoded in one region of Pseudophryne corroboree isolate aPseCor3 unplaced genomic scaffold, aPseCor3.hap2 scaffold_1238, whole genome shotgun sequence:
- the LOC134993041 gene encoding zinc finger protein OZF-like: MLSPDCDIKDDSRQDSPGNNPITPIIHPALSSDPPDPGKCSPDHSDIGAFVTALRVDTVFPCSIDAKCFTQNTKLITHQPAKAAERQFPCSECGKCFTYKSYLVRHQRRHTGERPFPCSECGKCFTYKSALVRHQRSHTGERPFPCSDCGKCFARKSHLVTHQQSHTGEKPFPCSECGKCFGRKSQLVIHQRTHTGEGPFPCSDCGKCFTWKSCLVRHQQSHTGEKPFPCSECGKCFGRKSQLVIHQRTHTGERLFPCSDCGKCFTWRSSLVTHQQSHTGEKPFPCSECGKCFARKSHLVIHQRSHTGEKPFLCSECGKCFAVKPELVRHQRSHTGEKPFPCSECGKCFADKPGLVGHQRSHTGEKPFSCSECEKCFSRKSHLVDHQRSHTGEKPFPCPECGKCFADKLHLVSHQRSHTGEKPFSCSECEKCFAQKSQLVRHQLSHTGERPFPCSECGKCFALKSDLVKHQRSHTGEKPYSCSECGKCFTQNSYLVIHHRSHTGEKPFPCSECGKCFGRKSQLVIHQRTHTGERLFPCSDCGKCFRQKSHLVTHQRNHTGEKPF; this comes from the coding sequence atgttatccccggattgtgacataaaagatgacagtagacaggattctccaggaaataatcccattaccccaattatacatccagctctatcatctgatccccctgatcctgggaaatgttctcctgatcactctgatattggagcatttgttacagctctgagagtagatacagtgtttccctgttctatagatgccaaatgttttacacagaacacaaagcttattacccatcagccagctaaggcagctgagaggcaatttccatgttctgagtgtggaaaatgttttacatataaatcatatcttgttagacatcagagacgtcacacaggtgagaggccatttccatgttctgagtgtggaaaatgttttacatacaaatcagctcttgttagacatcagagaagtcacacaggtgagaggccatttccatgttctgactgtggaaaatgttttgcacggaaatcacatcttgttacacatcagcaaagtcacacaggtgagaagccatttccatgttctgagtgtgggaaatgttttggtcggaaatcacaacttgttatacatcagagaactcacacaggtgaggggccatttccatgttctgactgtggaaaatgttttacttggaaatcatgtcttgttagacatcagcaaagtcacacaggtgagaagccatttccatgttctgagtgtgggaaatgttttggccggaaatcacaacttgttatacatcagagaactcacacaggtgagaggctatttccatgttctgactgtggaaaatgttttacttggagatcaagtcttgttacacatcagcaaagtcacacaggtgagaagccatttccatgttctgagtgtgggaaatgttttgcccggaaatcacatcttgttatacatcagagaagtcacacaggggagaagccatttctatgttctgagtgtgggaaatgttttgcagtcaaaccagagcttgttagacatcagagaagtcacacaggtgagaagccgtttccatgttctgagtgtgggaaatgttttgcagacaaaccAGGGCTTGttggacatcagagaagtcacacaggtgagaagccattttcttgctctgagtgtgagaaatgtttttcacggaaatcacatcttgttgatcatcagcgaagtcacacaggtgagaagccatttccatgtcctgagtgtgggaaatgttttgcagacaaattacatcttgttagccatcagagaagtcacacaggtgagaagccattttcttgctctgagtgtgagaaatgttttgcccagaaatcacaacttgttagacatcagctaagtcacacaggtgagaggccatttccatgttctgagtgtgggaaatgttttgccctgaaatcagatcttgttaaacatcagagaagtcacacaggtgagaagccatattcttgctctgagtgtgggaaatgttttacacagaactcatatcttgttatacatcacagaagtcacacaggtgagaagccatttccatgttctgagtgtgggaaatgttttggccggaaatcacaacttgttatacatcagagaactcacacaggtgagaggctatttccatgttctgactgtgggaaatgttttagacagaaatcacatcttgttacacaccagagaaatcacacaggtgagaagccattttaa